A stretch of the Myxococcus guangdongensis genome encodes the following:
- a CDS encoding efflux RND transporter permease subunit → MSGAPRNPNSHSRFAYSFARLLVRRPGTVLAVLLTLLAVSTWATLQLRINSNQLDLISQDLPEVKDVKQVIDMVGGSGFLMLALRSTDEAAMKRTADDIAGMLQADKEHVRTVSYKLPVEFIQQNMVLFVKTEDLVEGKRRIMAFLEDKLRRSNPFYIDMGATKPVELNLQDLVDKYSSVGKKSIRDDYNISADKKMVLILIKPMWDTTEIGKTKDYLDKLNKDLAAYSAQDGKPKLVEDYKLMGDSKTIAYGYTGSYKTTVDDSFAIEESLEPVTIIALVTIFLITIVFFRKLAPTFIVVSGTVIGTLYTLGFTYATIGELNMITSILGGILMGFGIDYGIHFTFRTRLELGAGKPYDEAIVDAFVNAGRPAAVAAVVTGGSFFVLMVSEFRGFSQFGFLAGCGTLILGLTLFVWSASLLALFGRINPAWPKKLIGEMKPPPTNSATGQELRIPRPGLVLGVSTALVALICAAAVPWAGTGEPPEGNVGFFERVKHGVGFNYNTRALIPDGMSSVLLQDEINARFNISSDPMAIYTKDLDEAEGIYRELTDHPEKYPSIDQVVSVFTFVPPEATAKANEKVLQEWKQDMANLEARGFSIAALPPEMQENATFFMKVLDAKPFDVHGVPANYKSQFQNLPSAQPENRGWLTFIYSSVDLFDGQKMMQFADETRAIRATYHPGRFDQDDFDPKTETAQKEFRAAGATQLYAKLARIVLWDGKVTVVLTALWILAMHFLDFRNAKLALASVIPLGVGVAMMLGIMSLVGLRLNFMNIIILPILLGFGVSHGLYLLHRFLEGTSPLVALRSVGAAVASSTLTAVAGFAALLAAAHNGLRSMGMVACIGLITTLVVSFTVLAAVMQLMHDRRQREAPPGDGTGSASGGEDGSTRAA, encoded by the coding sequence ATGAGCGGCGCTCCTCGAAACCCGAACTCCCATTCTCGCTTCGCCTACAGCTTCGCGAGACTGCTGGTCCGCCGGCCTGGCACCGTCCTGGCCGTGCTGCTGACGCTGCTGGCCGTGTCCACCTGGGCCACGCTGCAGCTGCGCATCAACTCGAACCAGCTCGACCTCATCTCCCAGGACCTCCCGGAGGTGAAGGACGTCAAGCAGGTCATCGACATGGTGGGCGGCAGCGGCTTCCTGATGCTGGCCCTGCGGTCGACGGACGAGGCCGCCATGAAGCGCACGGCGGACGACATCGCCGGCATGCTCCAGGCGGACAAGGAGCACGTGCGCACCGTCAGCTACAAGCTGCCGGTCGAGTTCATCCAGCAGAACATGGTCCTCTTCGTGAAGACGGAGGACCTGGTGGAAGGCAAGCGCCGCATCATGGCCTTCCTCGAGGACAAGCTGCGCCGCAGCAACCCCTTCTACATCGACATGGGCGCCACCAAGCCCGTGGAGCTGAACCTCCAGGACCTGGTCGACAAGTACTCGTCCGTCGGCAAGAAGAGCATCCGCGACGACTACAACATCTCCGCCGACAAGAAGATGGTGCTCATCCTCATCAAGCCGATGTGGGACACCACGGAGATTGGCAAGACGAAGGACTACCTCGACAAGCTCAACAAGGACCTGGCCGCGTACTCCGCGCAGGACGGCAAGCCCAAGCTCGTCGAGGACTACAAGCTGATGGGCGACTCGAAGACCATCGCCTACGGCTACACCGGCTCGTACAAGACGACGGTGGATGACTCGTTCGCGATTGAAGAGTCGCTCGAGCCCGTCACCATCATCGCGCTGGTCACCATCTTCCTCATCACCATCGTCTTCTTCCGGAAGCTGGCGCCCACGTTCATCGTGGTGAGCGGCACGGTGATTGGCACCCTCTACACGCTGGGCTTCACCTACGCGACGATTGGTGAGCTCAACATGATTACGTCCATCCTGGGCGGCATCCTGATGGGCTTCGGCATCGACTACGGCATCCACTTCACCTTCCGCACGCGGTTGGAGCTGGGCGCGGGCAAGCCGTACGACGAGGCCATCGTGGATGCCTTCGTCAACGCGGGCCGCCCGGCGGCGGTGGCGGCGGTGGTGACGGGTGGCTCGTTCTTCGTGCTGATGGTGAGCGAGTTCCGCGGCTTCAGCCAGTTCGGCTTCCTGGCCGGCTGCGGCACGCTCATCCTGGGCCTGACGCTGTTCGTGTGGAGCGCTTCGCTGCTGGCGCTGTTCGGCCGCATCAACCCGGCGTGGCCCAAGAAGCTCATCGGCGAGATGAAGCCGCCGCCGACCAACTCCGCCACGGGCCAGGAGCTGCGCATCCCCCGCCCCGGCCTGGTGCTGGGCGTGAGCACCGCGCTGGTCGCGCTCATCTGCGCGGCGGCCGTCCCCTGGGCCGGCACGGGCGAGCCGCCCGAGGGCAACGTGGGCTTCTTCGAGCGCGTGAAGCACGGCGTGGGCTTCAACTACAACACCCGCGCGCTCATCCCGGACGGCATGTCGTCGGTGTTGCTGCAGGATGAAATCAACGCCCGCTTCAACATCTCCAGCGACCCCATGGCCATCTACACCAAGGACCTGGACGAGGCGGAGGGCATCTACCGCGAGCTGACCGACCACCCGGAGAAGTACCCGTCCATCGACCAGGTGGTGAGCGTCTTCACCTTCGTGCCGCCGGAGGCCACGGCCAAGGCCAACGAGAAGGTGCTGCAGGAGTGGAAGCAGGACATGGCCAACCTGGAGGCGCGTGGGTTCTCCATCGCCGCGCTGCCGCCGGAGATGCAGGAGAACGCCACCTTCTTCATGAAGGTGCTGGATGCCAAGCCGTTCGACGTGCACGGCGTGCCGGCCAACTACAAGAGCCAGTTCCAGAACCTGCCCAGCGCGCAGCCGGAGAACCGGGGCTGGCTGACGTTCATCTACTCGAGCGTGGACCTGTTCGACGGCCAGAAGATGATGCAGTTCGCCGACGAGACGCGCGCCATCCGCGCCACGTACCACCCGGGCCGCTTCGACCAGGACGACTTCGACCCGAAGACGGAGACGGCGCAGAAGGAGTTCCGCGCCGCGGGCGCCACGCAGCTGTACGCGAAGCTGGCGCGCATCGTGCTCTGGGACGGCAAGGTCACGGTGGTGCTCACCGCGCTGTGGATTCTGGCGATGCACTTCCTGGACTTCCGCAACGCGAAGCTGGCGCTGGCGTCCGTGATTCCGCTGGGCGTGGGCGTGGCGATGATGCTGGGCATCATGTCGCTCGTCGGCCTGCGGCTGAACTTCATGAACATCATCATCCTGCCCATCCTCCTGGGCTTCGGGGTGAGCCACGGCCTGTACCTGCTGCACCGCTTCCTGGAAGGGACGTCCCCGCTCGTCGCGCTCAGGAGCGTGGGCGCGGCGGTGGCGTCCTCCACGCTGACGGCGGTGGCGGGCTTCGCGGCGCTGTTGGCCGCGGCGCACAACGGCCTGCGCTCCATGGGCATGGTGGCCTGCATCGGCCTCATCACCACGCTGGTGGTGTCCTTCACCGTGCTGGCCGCGGTGATGCAGCTCATGCATGACCGCCGCCAGCGCGAGGCCCCGCCGGGCGACGGCACGGGCAGCGCCTCCGGCGGCGAGGATGGCTCGACGCGGGCGG
- a CDS encoding site-specific recombinase, whose amino-acid sequence MQYAPRTPGHPAVRDLYRLLRDVPEDGLEARLAWVERWMAWLRERLPAHALVDEAEPEQPPADARLTLMVRVVEGEPAMRASLTALVSGVCDGSRGLKLFAQVGLPAGQGFFAEASDRLARAVMPAPPEPGKLSELLLRLFPVPEDARWLSHLSPALLAKLSALVGEPRPPLPQPGARVRADLMDALLLLALQTAALGTTEDVRDRAPETPLRASPFLRLRLVCDAVLARDAAQDTLRDLSTCVDDCRQVVGSVSRHLEEAGVSVDLVYRLERIRRSLERMEAIARVLGAPRGEPRWREALGLLSDLLRRAHADRSVVELARRNVRMLARKIIERAGHSGEHYITTTRPEFHAMVHSAAGGGVVTAVAVAGKFLITAVPLAPLFALLGVGLNYAVAFMFIQALGFTLATKQPSVTAATLAGAIGEGARGDRLSSLVDIIPRITRSQLAAFAGNLGCVLPAAVVLALLWQVATGHPFLSPAKAQATVASMHPWKSGALLYAALTGVLLWLSSVAGGWLENFVVYRRLPEALAHHRLARRLFGDKGARRLAEGLEHTASGLGTNVTLGFLLALMTILGRFVGLPLDIRHVTFALGGLAMAGSALGPQGVLQPDFLWALVGVGLIGFINFAVSFSLALGVAVRARDVPSSEALPFLRAVVARFLSAPRSFFLPPGEPPALTANTALEHGGP is encoded by the coding sequence ATGCAGTACGCGCCCCGAACGCCGGGCCACCCCGCGGTGCGGGACTTGTACCGGCTGCTGCGCGACGTCCCCGAGGACGGCCTGGAGGCGCGGCTCGCCTGGGTGGAGCGGTGGATGGCGTGGCTGCGCGAGCGCCTCCCCGCGCACGCGCTGGTGGACGAAGCCGAGCCGGAACAGCCCCCCGCCGACGCGCGCCTGACGCTGATGGTGCGCGTGGTGGAGGGCGAGCCCGCCATGCGCGCGAGCCTCACCGCCCTGGTGTCCGGCGTGTGCGACGGCAGCCGGGGACTGAAGCTCTTTGCCCAGGTGGGCCTGCCCGCGGGCCAGGGCTTCTTCGCGGAGGCGTCCGACCGGCTGGCCCGCGCGGTGATGCCCGCGCCGCCCGAGCCCGGCAAGCTGTCGGAGCTCCTGCTGCGGCTATTCCCCGTGCCCGAGGACGCCAGGTGGCTTTCGCACCTGTCACCCGCCCTGCTCGCGAAGCTGTCCGCGCTGGTGGGCGAGCCGCGTCCCCCCCTGCCCCAGCCGGGCGCCCGCGTGCGCGCGGACCTGATGGACGCGCTCCTGCTGCTGGCCCTCCAGACGGCGGCGCTGGGCACCACCGAGGACGTGAGGGATCGCGCGCCGGAGACGCCCCTGCGCGCCTCGCCCTTCCTGAGGTTGCGGTTGGTGTGCGACGCGGTGCTGGCGCGCGACGCGGCCCAGGACACGCTGCGGGACTTGAGCACGTGCGTGGACGACTGCCGGCAGGTGGTGGGCAGCGTGTCGCGACACCTGGAGGAGGCGGGCGTCAGCGTGGACCTGGTGTACCGGCTGGAGCGCATCCGCCGGAGCCTGGAGCGAATGGAGGCCATCGCCCGGGTGCTGGGCGCGCCCCGGGGTGAGCCGCGCTGGCGCGAGGCGCTGGGCCTGTTGTCGGACCTGCTGCGGCGGGCGCACGCGGACCGCTCGGTGGTGGAGCTGGCGCGGCGCAACGTGCGGATGCTGGCGCGCAAGATCATCGAGCGCGCGGGCCACTCGGGCGAGCACTACATCACCACCACGCGCCCGGAGTTCCACGCGATGGTGCACTCCGCGGCGGGGGGCGGCGTGGTGACGGCCGTGGCCGTGGCCGGCAAGTTCCTCATCACCGCGGTGCCGCTCGCGCCCCTGTTCGCGCTGCTCGGCGTGGGGCTCAACTACGCGGTCGCCTTCATGTTCATCCAGGCGCTGGGCTTCACGCTGGCCACCAAGCAGCCCTCCGTCACGGCCGCCACGCTCGCGGGCGCCATCGGCGAGGGCGCGCGCGGCGACCGGCTCTCCAGCCTGGTGGACATCATCCCGCGCATCACCCGCTCCCAGCTGGCCGCCTTCGCGGGCAACCTGGGCTGCGTGCTGCCCGCCGCCGTGGTGCTGGCCCTGCTGTGGCAGGTGGCCACGGGGCACCCGTTCCTGAGCCCCGCCAAGGCCCAGGCCACGGTGGCCTCCATGCACCCGTGGAAGAGCGGCGCGCTTTTGTACGCGGCCTTGACGGGCGTGCTGCTGTGGCTGTCCAGCGTGGCGGGCGGGTGGCTGGAGAACTTCGTGGTGTACCGGAGGCTGCCGGAGGCGCTCGCGCACCACCGCCTGGCGCGGCGGCTCTTCGGGGACAAGGGCGCGCGGCGGCTCGCCGAGGGGCTGGAGCACACGGCCTCCGGCCTGGGCACCAACGTGACGCTGGGCTTCCTGCTGGCGCTGATGACGATATTGGGGCGCTTCGTGGGGCTGCCCCTGGACATCCGCCATGTCACCTTCGCGCTCGGCGGCCTGGCCATGGCGGGCTCGGCGCTGGGCCCGCAGGGGGTGCTCCAGCCGGACTTCCTGTGGGCGCTCGTGGGCGTGGGGCTCATCGGGTTCATCAACTTCGCGGTGTCGTTCAGCCTGGCCCTGGGGGTGGCGGTGCGCGCGCGCGACGTGCCCAGCTCGGAGGCCCTGCCGTTCCTGCGGGCGGTCGTCGCCCGCTTCCTGTCGGCCCCCCGCTCGTTCTTCCTGCCCCCCGGGGAGCCCCCGGCGCTCACGGCCAACACCGCCCTGGAACACGGCGGCCCCTGA
- a CDS encoding ABC transporter substrate-binding protein, producing MNTRFRTLSLLVAFAFALPASAAAPKKDDPVVKPVKTVVSSVRYERDAAALKLFGGEEQGKYLLGDEWAKGTDAQRKEFVSLFHGLFAKIAFPRVRENFKSLEDIVYSPAEVKGEEATVDSVVFIKHPLKTQEMKLKYRLVKDAAAWKVVDVTVLGSSMLQDIRDTQVQPLLKQGGWELLLGRMRQELAKK from the coding sequence ATGAACACCCGCTTCCGTACCCTCTCCCTCCTGGTCGCCTTCGCCTTCGCACTGCCCGCCTCCGCCGCGGCGCCGAAGAAGGACGACCCGGTCGTCAAGCCCGTGAAGACGGTGGTGTCGTCCGTGCGCTACGAGCGAGACGCCGCGGCGCTCAAGCTCTTCGGCGGTGAGGAGCAAGGCAAGTACCTGCTCGGCGACGAGTGGGCCAAGGGCACCGACGCGCAACGCAAGGAGTTCGTCAGCCTCTTCCACGGCCTGTTCGCGAAGATTGCCTTCCCGCGCGTGCGCGAGAACTTCAAGTCGCTGGAGGACATCGTCTACTCGCCCGCCGAGGTGAAGGGCGAAGAGGCCACCGTGGACTCGGTCGTCTTCATCAAGCACCCGCTGAAGACGCAGGAGATGAAGCTGAAGTACCGGCTGGTGAAGGACGCGGCCGCGTGGAAGGTGGTGGACGTGACGGTGCTCGGCTCCTCCATGCTCCAGGACATCCGCGACACGCAGGTGCAGCCGCTGCTCAAGCAGGGCGGCTGGGAGCTGCTGCTGGGCCGCATGCGCCAGGAGCTGGCGAAGAAGTAG
- the metK gene encoding methionine adenosyltransferase yields the protein MPTDFLFTSESVTEGHPDKIADQISDGVLDAIIAKDPQARVAVETLVKTGLAIVAGEVTTNTYVDIPRIVRSTICKIGYTDSSMGYDGNTCGVMVAIEGQSQDIARGVDNKKEQGAGDQGMMFGFACDETPELMPAPLHYAHALTRKLADVRRKQHDWLRPDGKSQVTVEYREGRPVRIDAVVVSTQHSDDISNKRIQEAIREDVIAKALPKKLIDNKTKFYINPTGRFVVGGPMGDSGLTGRKIIVDTYGGMGRHGGGAFSGKDPSKVDRSAAYMGRYIAKNVVAAGLARRCEVQVSYAIGVAEPVSVMVETFGTATVPEERIAKAIRQTFGLRPREITEGLDLLRPIYQKTAAYGHFGRTEKEFTWERTDRKDALREAATSTSSRRLKAV from the coding sequence ATGCCTACCGACTTCCTCTTCACGTCTGAATCCGTCACCGAGGGACACCCGGACAAGATCGCCGACCAGATCTCCGACGGCGTCCTGGATGCCATCATCGCCAAGGACCCCCAGGCGCGCGTCGCGGTGGAGACGCTGGTCAAGACGGGTCTGGCCATCGTCGCGGGTGAGGTGACGACGAACACGTACGTGGACATCCCGCGCATCGTGCGCAGCACCATCTGCAAGATCGGCTACACCGACAGCTCGATGGGCTACGACGGCAACACGTGCGGCGTCATGGTGGCCATCGAGGGCCAGAGCCAGGACATCGCGCGCGGCGTGGACAACAAGAAGGAGCAGGGCGCCGGTGACCAGGGCATGATGTTCGGCTTCGCGTGCGACGAGACGCCGGAGCTGATGCCCGCCCCGCTGCACTACGCGCACGCGCTCACGCGCAAGCTCGCCGACGTGCGCCGCAAGCAGCACGACTGGCTTCGCCCGGACGGCAAGAGCCAGGTGACGGTGGAGTACCGCGAGGGCCGCCCGGTGCGCATCGACGCGGTGGTGGTGTCCACGCAGCACTCGGACGACATCTCCAACAAGCGCATCCAGGAGGCCATCCGCGAGGACGTCATCGCGAAGGCGCTCCCCAAGAAGCTCATCGACAACAAGACGAAGTTCTACATCAACCCCACGGGTCGGTTCGTGGTGGGTGGCCCCATGGGCGACTCGGGCCTGACGGGCCGGAAGATCATCGTCGACACCTACGGCGGCATGGGCCGTCACGGCGGCGGCGCGTTCAGCGGCAAGGACCCGTCCAAGGTGGACCGCTCGGCGGCGTACATGGGCCGCTACATCGCGAAGAACGTGGTGGCCGCGGGCCTGGCGCGTCGTTGCGAGGTGCAGGTCTCCTACGCCATCGGCGTGGCCGAGCCGGTCAGCGTGATGGTGGAGACGTTCGGCACCGCCACGGTGCCGGAGGAGCGCATCGCCAAGGCCATCCGTCAGACGTTCGGCCTGCGTCCTCGCGAAATCACCGAGGGCCTGGACCTGCTGCGGCCCATCTACCAGAAGACCGCCGCGTACGGTCACTTCGGCCGCACGGAGAAGGAGTTCACCTGGGAGCGCACCGACCGCAAGGATGCCCTGCGTGAGGCCGCCACCAGCACCAGCTCCCGCCGCCTGAAGGCGGTCTGA
- a CDS encoding penicillin-binding transpeptidase domain-containing protein, translating to MSRCLPLRAVLLTLLVTPGALAAPPKKPTHPGCFLVMDLDSGEVTRNDSKLCATPLVPASTFKVPHALIALETGVVSSVDEVREWDGTQHAISMWNQDQTLDTAMRRSALWVFQGTAKQIGHERMEQWLMRLDYGNRKASGDITRFWLGGPLRITPDAQLDFLARMYRGQLLVSPRVLEAVQGTLVHGPDTVASVRDGINLGGPWKDNATLSAKTGWHLDAKNGDVMWLVGHVSSPKGRHVFVSAVKQPAGSKSPPRNLALPAAIEALQARGLL from the coding sequence ATGTCCCGCTGCCTCCCCCTCCGCGCAGTGCTCCTCACCCTCCTCGTCACCCCGGGCGCGCTCGCGGCGCCTCCCAAGAAGCCCACGCACCCAGGCTGCTTCCTCGTGATGGACCTGGACTCCGGCGAAGTCACACGCAACGACTCGAAGCTGTGCGCCACGCCGCTCGTCCCGGCCTCCACCTTCAAGGTTCCCCACGCCCTCATCGCCTTGGAGACCGGCGTCGTGTCGAGCGTGGACGAGGTGCGCGAGTGGGACGGCACCCAGCACGCCATCTCGATGTGGAACCAGGACCAGACGCTCGACACCGCGATGCGCCGCTCGGCGCTGTGGGTCTTCCAGGGCACCGCGAAACAGATTGGCCACGAGCGCATGGAGCAATGGCTCATGCGCCTCGACTACGGCAACCGCAAAGCCTCCGGCGACATCACCCGCTTCTGGCTCGGCGGCCCGCTGCGCATCACCCCCGACGCGCAGCTCGACTTCCTCGCGCGCATGTACCGGGGCCAGCTCCTCGTCAGCCCCCGCGTCCTCGAGGCCGTCCAGGGCACGCTCGTCCATGGCCCCGACACCGTCGCCAGCGTCCGTGACGGCATCAACCTGGGAGGCCCCTGGAAGGACAACGCCACCTTGAGCGCCAAGACAGGCTGGCACCTGGACGCCAAGAACGGAGACGTGATGTGGCTGGTGGGACACGTGTCCTCGCCCAAGGGACGCCACGTGTTCGTCAGCGCCGTGAAGCAGCCCGCGGGCAGCAAGTCCCCGCCGCGAAACCTCGCGCTCCCCGCCGCCATCGAGGCGCTCCAGGCGCGCGGCCTGCTCTGA
- a CDS encoding CHAT domain-containing protein, giving the protein MDAGSGSWIPRPKSAVLVAVVVVAGGAAILAGLRSRRVAPVSPELFLTSASVRMLEARVSYPGADVYRPYGPLRSSVDAGRAAPAPLSELARLEAAGDLHGLAAAYLVRRNAEMAAPYLSKAAASPDVASDQAIMALDRGDSASALALLEGVLVSRPTHAQALWNRALVLRDLELWGLAAQSFDAVAALGESGWAQEATARAESARGRLRGTEDWRKTSTWGQSLIVEGAPVPDDVLRAQPGIFRMYFYEALRAAPTVERVRTLAPMAATLDAHSGGTVLRDALQWTLTRDFQVRAPLARRYLELYRTHQVSGGFAAFLEDVRRAGEQDLFLGALVRESKVVDHLDEVSRLVTKLEDPWFTLLLEHERALQAISRGELLQAEQLLLGAAARCQEHPLGYRCIPIESDLGDLYRQLHRLAEAQRHLLAARALYRADPRWGEAQLLLQLGQLARYQGDAALARGYLDEALAQRPDDCTIRHFVRANDALALLDAFSVESAQARMREALACKTPLLLSGAKTLADLARLQPDPALDARLVQGLAERRQKGNLTPGESALLTHIEGRYVVERDRPKGEALLRQSIAEAAKLPTTSVDARKARAYSYTSLLFSAAKAGEYEQAWRLFGEEVGGRLPEHCVLAVTTDVERTFVLARGPEGQLVGHHDASRREPLHDELQGLIPDAMADLLRACPSVEVVARPPLHGRAGLLPEDLAWAYHSVRAPPVATGTRAPRRLVVADVQAPEALGLPMLGGWAGLPGDEATMLLGRQATPSRVLESMTDATQIEVHAHGLMNPDVSEASLLVLSPEPSGRYALTAGEVRGAKLRGQPLVILGACRAAHGAAWTYERFSLPVAFLDAGASTVLAATVDVPDAEAGPFFNAVRERIQHGERAANALRDVRMAWMKRDPRSWVRSVLVFD; this is encoded by the coding sequence GTGGATGCAGGGTCCGGGTCCTGGATTCCGAGGCCGAAGTCGGCCGTTCTCGTGGCGGTGGTGGTGGTGGCGGGAGGCGCGGCAATCCTCGCGGGCTTGCGCTCGCGCCGTGTCGCTCCCGTGTCGCCCGAGCTGTTCCTCACGAGCGCGTCCGTGCGCATGCTCGAGGCCCGGGTCAGCTATCCGGGCGCGGACGTGTACCGACCCTATGGGCCTCTGCGCTCTTCGGTGGATGCGGGCCGCGCGGCTCCTGCACCCTTGAGCGAGCTGGCGCGACTGGAGGCCGCGGGTGACCTGCACGGCCTCGCGGCGGCCTATCTGGTGCGCCGCAACGCGGAGATGGCCGCGCCCTATCTGTCGAAGGCGGCCGCGTCGCCGGACGTCGCGAGCGACCAGGCCATCATGGCGCTGGACCGCGGTGACTCGGCCTCCGCGCTCGCGTTGCTGGAGGGGGTCCTCGTCTCGCGGCCCACGCATGCACAGGCCCTGTGGAACCGCGCGCTGGTGTTGCGTGACCTGGAGCTCTGGGGGCTGGCCGCGCAGTCGTTCGACGCGGTGGCTGCATTGGGTGAGTCCGGCTGGGCGCAGGAGGCGACCGCTCGCGCCGAGTCCGCGCGCGGTCGGCTGCGAGGCACCGAGGACTGGCGCAAGACGTCGACGTGGGGACAGTCCCTCATCGTGGAGGGCGCGCCTGTGCCCGATGACGTGCTCCGCGCGCAGCCCGGCATCTTCCGCATGTATTTCTACGAGGCCCTTCGCGCGGCCCCCACCGTGGAGCGCGTGCGCACCCTGGCGCCGATGGCGGCGACGCTGGACGCTCACTCGGGCGGCACCGTCCTTCGCGATGCCCTCCAGTGGACGCTGACGCGCGACTTCCAGGTCCGCGCGCCCCTCGCCCGTCGGTACCTGGAGCTGTACCGCACCCACCAGGTCTCGGGCGGATTCGCCGCGTTCCTCGAGGACGTACGTCGCGCTGGAGAACAGGACCTCTTCCTGGGTGCACTCGTCCGCGAGAGCAAGGTGGTGGACCACCTGGACGAGGTCTCCCGGCTCGTCACGAAGCTCGAGGACCCGTGGTTCACGCTGCTCCTGGAGCACGAGCGCGCGCTGCAGGCCATCTCCCGAGGCGAGCTGCTCCAGGCCGAGCAGCTCCTGCTGGGCGCGGCGGCGCGTTGCCAGGAGCATCCGCTGGGATACCGCTGCATCCCCATCGAGTCCGACCTGGGTGACCTCTATCGCCAGCTCCATCGGTTGGCCGAAGCCCAGCGTCACCTGCTGGCCGCACGCGCGCTGTACCGCGCGGACCCGCGCTGGGGAGAGGCCCAGCTCCTGCTCCAGCTCGGACAGCTCGCGCGCTACCAGGGCGACGCCGCGCTCGCACGGGGCTATCTGGACGAGGCGCTGGCCCAGCGCCCCGATGACTGCACCATCCGTCACTTCGTCCGCGCCAACGATGCCCTGGCGCTGCTGGACGCATTCTCCGTGGAGAGCGCGCAGGCCCGAATGCGCGAGGCGCTCGCGTGCAAGACGCCCCTGCTGTTGTCGGGAGCGAAGACGCTGGCGGACCTGGCCCGGCTCCAGCCCGACCCGGCGCTCGATGCGCGCCTCGTGCAAGGCCTGGCGGAGCGACGTCAGAAGGGAAACCTCACGCCGGGCGAGTCGGCGCTGCTGACGCACATCGAGGGCCGCTACGTCGTCGAGCGCGACCGGCCGAAAGGCGAGGCCCTGCTCCGCCAATCCATCGCCGAGGCCGCGAAGCTGCCCACCACCAGCGTGGATGCACGCAAGGCCCGCGCGTACAGCTACACCTCCCTGCTCTTCTCCGCCGCCAAGGCGGGCGAGTACGAGCAGGCATGGCGCCTCTTCGGTGAAGAGGTGGGCGGACGGCTCCCCGAGCACTGTGTCCTGGCCGTCACCACGGACGTCGAGCGCACCTTCGTGCTGGCGCGGGGCCCGGAAGGTCAGCTCGTGGGCCACCACGACGCGAGCCGCAGGGAGCCCCTGCACGATGAACTCCAGGGACTCATCCCCGACGCGATGGCGGACCTGCTGCGCGCCTGTCCTTCCGTGGAGGTGGTGGCGCGCCCGCCGCTCCATGGTCGCGCGGGGCTGCTGCCGGAGGACCTCGCCTGGGCGTACCACTCGGTGCGTGCTCCACCCGTCGCGACCGGTACGCGGGCTCCTCGCCGCCTCGTCGTCGCCGATGTGCAGGCGCCCGAGGCGCTGGGCCTGCCGATGCTCGGCGGCTGGGCGGGCCTGCCCGGAGACGAGGCCACGATGTTGCTCGGACGTCAGGCCACGCCGTCACGCGTGCTGGAGTCGATGACGGACGCGACGCAAATCGAGGTCCACGCCCACGGGCTGATGAACCCGGACGTGTCCGAGGCCTCGTTGCTGGTGCTGTCCCCGGAGCCGAGCGGCCGCTACGCGCTCACCGCCGGCGAGGTGCGCGGGGCGAAGCTGCGCGGCCAGCCGCTGGTCATCCTCGGCGCGTGTCGGGCCGCGCATGGCGCCGCGTGGACGTACGAGCGCTTCAGCCTGCCGGTGGCCTTCCTGGACGCGGGCGCGAGCACGGTGCTCGCGGCGACCGTGGATGTACCGGATGCGGAAGCGGGACCTTTCTTCAATGCCGTGAGGGAGCGGATTCAACACGGCGAGCGCGCGGCCAACGCGCTGAGGGATGTGCGGATGGCCTGGATGAAGCGAGACCCACGCAGCTGGGTGCGCTCCGTCCTGGTCTTCGATTGA